In Myotis daubentonii chromosome 16, mMyoDau2.1, whole genome shotgun sequence, one DNA window encodes the following:
- the LOC132217957 gene encoding zinc finger protein 286A isoform X3, with translation MSFQDSFYSQEKSTEKGEVAALRLTARSQASVTFKDVAMDLTPEEWGKLDPAQRDVMLENYRNLVSLCMNTCVFQCIETPYQAQIPADVLSFMWRSIFPHSRSSWLPVSKPENYNLENGKETLILERKVPRSSYSDSECRPESKDSTSVQDFSKEASCQVAIIDRLTGNSVYDTNLKTTLECENLLENQQGNQGRHLREMFTYINSLPEERAHDHDVYWKNFSQKSVLLTQDRVSKGSYAFHTLEKRLKQKSSLRKKRTYKEKKPHKCNDCGELFTYHSVLIRHQRVHTGEKPYSCNECGKSFSHRANLTKHQRTHTRILFECSECKKAFTESSSLAIHQRIHIGERPYECSECGKGFNRSTHLVQHQLIHTGVKPYECNECDKAFIHSSALIKHQRTHTGEKPYKCQECGKAFSHCSSLTKHQRVHTGEKPYECSECGKTFSQSTHLVQHQRIHTGEKPYECNECGKTFSRSSNFAKHQRIHIGKKPYKCNDCGKAFIHSSALIQHQRTHTGEKPYRCNECGKSFKCSSSLIRHQRIHTQEQP, from the exons ATGTCTTTCCAGGATTCTTTCTATTCCCAAGAGAAGAGCACAGAAAAGGGAGAAGTGGCAGCTCTCCGCCTCACAGCCAGATCCCAG GCGTCTGTGACATTCAAGGATGTGGCCATGGACCTTACCCCCGAGGAGTGGGGGAAGCTGGATCCTGCACAGAGGgacgtgatgctggagaactatAGGAACCTGGTCTCGCTCT GCATGAACACTTGTGTTTTCCAGTGCATAGAAACTCCTTACCAGGCCCAGATTCCTGCAGATGTTTTAAGCTTCATGTGGAGGTCCATCTTCCCTCACTCCAGATCTTCCT GGCTTCCAGTTTCCAAGCCTGAGAACTACAATTTGGAGAATGGAAAGGAAACATTGATTCTTGAGAGAAAAGTCCCCAGAAGCAGCTATTCAG aCTCAGAGTGTAGACCTGAGAGCAAGGATTCAACTTCAGTGCAAGATTTTTCCAAAGAAGCATCATGCCAGGTTGCAATAATAGACAGACTGACAGGAAATAGTGTCTATGATACCAACTTGAAAACAACTCTTGAATGTGAAAATTTGTTAGAGAACCAGCAAGGAAATCAGGGGAGACACTTAAGAGAAATGTTCACCTACATTAATTCACTCCCTGAAGAAAGAGCTCATGATCATGATGTATATTGGAAAAACTTTAGTCAGAAGTCTGTCCTTCTCACTCAAGACAGAGTTTCAAAAGGATCCTATGCCTTTCATACACTTGAAAAGAGATTGAAACAGAAATCAAGTTTAAGGAAAAAGAGAAcctataaagagaaaaaacctCATAAATGTAATGATTGTGGTGAACTGTTCACTTACCATTCAGTGCTTATTCGACACCAGAGAGtccatactggagagaaaccctatagctgcaatgaatgtgggaaatcttttagccaCAGAGCTAATTTAACTAAACATCAGAGAACTCATACTAGAATTCTCTTTGAGTGCAGTGAATGCAAGAAAGCCTTTACAGAAAGCTCGTCCCTTGCAatacatcagagaattcacattGGAGAGagaccttatgaatgtagtgaatgtgggaaaggaTTTAATCGAAGTACACATCTTGTACAGCATCAGTTGATCCATACTGGAGTGAAGCCTTACGAATGTAATGAATGTGATAAAGCTTTTATTCATTCCTCAGCACTCATCAAACATCAAAGaactcatactggagagaaaccctataaatgtcaggaatgtgggaaagcttttagcCATTGCTCATCCCTGACtaaacatcagagagttcatactggagaaaagccatatgaatgtagtgaatgtggaaaaacCTTTAGTCAGAGCACACATCTTGTTCAACATcaaagaattcacactggagagaaaccctatgagtGTAACGAATGTGGGAAAACCTTCAGCCGGAGTTCAAATTTTGCTAAACATCAAAGAATTCATATTGGAAAGAAACCATACAAATGTAATGATTGTGGTAAagcctttattcattcatcagctcTTATTCAACACCAGAGaactcatactggagagaaaccctatagatgtaatgaatgtgggaaaagcTTTAAGTGCAGTTCATCCCTCATCAGACATCAAAGAATCCATACACAAGAGCAACcatga
- the LOC132217957 gene encoding zinc finger protein 286A isoform X7, which translates to MWRSIFPHSRSSWLPVSKPENYNLENGKETLILERKVPRSSYSDSECRPESKDSTSVQDFSKEASCQVAIIDRLTGNSVYDTNLKTTLECENLLENQQGNQGRHLREMFTYINSLPEERAHDHDVYWKNFSQKSVLLTQDRVSKGSYAFHTLEKRLKQKSSLRKKRTYKEKKPHKCNDCGELFTYHSVLIRHQRVHTGEKPYSCNECGKSFSHRANLTKHQRTHTRILFECSECKKAFTESSSLAIHQRIHIGERPYECSECGKGFNRSTHLVQHQLIHTGVKPYECNECDKAFIHSSALIKHQRTHTGEKPYKCQECGKAFSHCSSLTKHQRVHTGEKPYECSECGKTFSQSTHLVQHQRIHTGEKPYECNECGKTFSRSSNFAKHQRIHIGKKPYKCNDCGKAFIHSSALIQHQRTHTGEKPYRCNECGKSFKCSSSLIRHQRIHTQEQP; encoded by the exons ATGTGGAGGTCCATCTTCCCTCACTCCAGATCTTCCT GGCTTCCAGTTTCCAAGCCTGAGAACTACAATTTGGAGAATGGAAAGGAAACATTGATTCTTGAGAGAAAAGTCCCCAGAAGCAGCTATTCAG aCTCAGAGTGTAGACCTGAGAGCAAGGATTCAACTTCAGTGCAAGATTTTTCCAAAGAAGCATCATGCCAGGTTGCAATAATAGACAGACTGACAGGAAATAGTGTCTATGATACCAACTTGAAAACAACTCTTGAATGTGAAAATTTGTTAGAGAACCAGCAAGGAAATCAGGGGAGACACTTAAGAGAAATGTTCACCTACATTAATTCACTCCCTGAAGAAAGAGCTCATGATCATGATGTATATTGGAAAAACTTTAGTCAGAAGTCTGTCCTTCTCACTCAAGACAGAGTTTCAAAAGGATCCTATGCCTTTCATACACTTGAAAAGAGATTGAAACAGAAATCAAGTTTAAGGAAAAAGAGAAcctataaagagaaaaaacctCATAAATGTAATGATTGTGGTGAACTGTTCACTTACCATTCAGTGCTTATTCGACACCAGAGAGtccatactggagagaaaccctatagctgcaatgaatgtgggaaatcttttagccaCAGAGCTAATTTAACTAAACATCAGAGAACTCATACTAGAATTCTCTTTGAGTGCAGTGAATGCAAGAAAGCCTTTACAGAAAGCTCGTCCCTTGCAatacatcagagaattcacattGGAGAGagaccttatgaatgtagtgaatgtgggaaaggaTTTAATCGAAGTACACATCTTGTACAGCATCAGTTGATCCATACTGGAGTGAAGCCTTACGAATGTAATGAATGTGATAAAGCTTTTATTCATTCCTCAGCACTCATCAAACATCAAAGaactcatactggagagaaaccctataaatgtcaggaatgtgggaaagcttttagcCATTGCTCATCCCTGACtaaacatcagagagttcatactggagaaaagccatatgaatgtagtgaatgtggaaaaacCTTTAGTCAGAGCACACATCTTGTTCAACATcaaagaattcacactggagagaaaccctatgagtGTAACGAATGTGGGAAAACCTTCAGCCGGAGTTCAAATTTTGCTAAACATCAAAGAATTCATATTGGAAAGAAACCATACAAATGTAATGATTGTGGTAAagcctttattcattcatcagctcTTATTCAACACCAGAGaactcatactggagagaaaccctatagatgtaatgaatgtgggaaaagcTTTAAGTGCAGTTCATCCCTCATCAGACATCAAAGAATCCATACACAAGAGCAACcatga
- the LOC132217957 gene encoding zinc finger protein 286A isoform X8 gives MIWKYHQGLPVSKPENYNLENGKETLILERKVPRSSYSDSECRPESKDSTSVQDFSKEASCQVAIIDRLTGNSVYDTNLKTTLECENLLENQQGNQGRHLREMFTYINSLPEERAHDHDVYWKNFSQKSVLLTQDRVSKGSYAFHTLEKRLKQKSSLRKKRTYKEKKPHKCNDCGELFTYHSVLIRHQRVHTGEKPYSCNECGKSFSHRANLTKHQRTHTRILFECSECKKAFTESSSLAIHQRIHIGERPYECSECGKGFNRSTHLVQHQLIHTGVKPYECNECDKAFIHSSALIKHQRTHTGEKPYKCQECGKAFSHCSSLTKHQRVHTGEKPYECSECGKTFSQSTHLVQHQRIHTGEKPYECNECGKTFSRSSNFAKHQRIHIGKKPYKCNDCGKAFIHSSALIQHQRTHTGEKPYRCNECGKSFKCSSSLIRHQRIHTQEQP, from the exons ATGATCTGGAAGTATCATCAAG GGCTTCCAGTTTCCAAGCCTGAGAACTACAATTTGGAGAATGGAAAGGAAACATTGATTCTTGAGAGAAAAGTCCCCAGAAGCAGCTATTCAG aCTCAGAGTGTAGACCTGAGAGCAAGGATTCAACTTCAGTGCAAGATTTTTCCAAAGAAGCATCATGCCAGGTTGCAATAATAGACAGACTGACAGGAAATAGTGTCTATGATACCAACTTGAAAACAACTCTTGAATGTGAAAATTTGTTAGAGAACCAGCAAGGAAATCAGGGGAGACACTTAAGAGAAATGTTCACCTACATTAATTCACTCCCTGAAGAAAGAGCTCATGATCATGATGTATATTGGAAAAACTTTAGTCAGAAGTCTGTCCTTCTCACTCAAGACAGAGTTTCAAAAGGATCCTATGCCTTTCATACACTTGAAAAGAGATTGAAACAGAAATCAAGTTTAAGGAAAAAGAGAAcctataaagagaaaaaacctCATAAATGTAATGATTGTGGTGAACTGTTCACTTACCATTCAGTGCTTATTCGACACCAGAGAGtccatactggagagaaaccctatagctgcaatgaatgtgggaaatcttttagccaCAGAGCTAATTTAACTAAACATCAGAGAACTCATACTAGAATTCTCTTTGAGTGCAGTGAATGCAAGAAAGCCTTTACAGAAAGCTCGTCCCTTGCAatacatcagagaattcacattGGAGAGagaccttatgaatgtagtgaatgtgggaaaggaTTTAATCGAAGTACACATCTTGTACAGCATCAGTTGATCCATACTGGAGTGAAGCCTTACGAATGTAATGAATGTGATAAAGCTTTTATTCATTCCTCAGCACTCATCAAACATCAAAGaactcatactggagagaaaccctataaatgtcaggaatgtgggaaagcttttagcCATTGCTCATCCCTGACtaaacatcagagagttcatactggagaaaagccatatgaatgtagtgaatgtggaaaaacCTTTAGTCAGAGCACACATCTTGTTCAACATcaaagaattcacactggagagaaaccctatgagtGTAACGAATGTGGGAAAACCTTCAGCCGGAGTTCAAATTTTGCTAAACATCAAAGAATTCATATTGGAAAGAAACCATACAAATGTAATGATTGTGGTAAagcctttattcattcatcagctcTTATTCAACACCAGAGaactcatactggagagaaaccctatagatgtaatgaatgtgggaaaagcTTTAAGTGCAGTTCATCCCTCATCAGACATCAAAGAATCCATACACAAGAGCAACcatga